aaaacagatgCTGGTATGATCACAGCTGTTACATACATGGGCACATTCACAGTACAGAGAGAAAACTCACAGATGCAGTTTAAAAGTATTGCGGTTACAGTTCCAGGTGATCAACTTTAACAAAGAAACTGCTAAACAGCAGCTTTACAGTGTGCTTGTATACATCCACATAACCCGAGGAGACAGCACCAGCAAGACATAACGGTCTGCTATTGTCAACCATTTAAATCTACAGAAGAAAACTGAAGAGGAGAGGCGTCTGTTCACGTTGGAGGTGGGACATCCCAGTGACAGACACTTTACTGAACAGTTGGTGCAGATTTGCTGCCAGCTGAACCCCTTTGAAACAATGCTTTAGGCTCCAGGGTTGGTCAACTCTAGACGTCATGCTACGGAGAACAGTACTACATGGCAGCAGGAAGCTTTGATCTGAGGCGCTAGGGATGTACTGAGTAGAGCACTTGGCTAGCTGGCACAAGGCCTGGATTTCTGCAGCACCACAAAAATGGAAAACTAAAAGTTCAAGGGTACAAATAGTTTATACCTGTTTTTACATTACATAGATTTTATATTACACAGGccatcatatatgtgtatatatatgtgtgtgtatacacatacacatgtgtgactatatatatatatatatatatatatatatatatatatttttttttttttttgtgccagcTGAGTAGATGAGTTTAAAGGTGAGACACTGTTTCCTCCTATTACAGAGAACACCAGGCAAGAGTCTTCAGATGCAGGAGCAAGTCAGGTTTTTGCCAGACTTCTCAAATACTAATACTTTCTACAAACTTCGTTTCAGAAAGCAAAAATGAACAGCAAAGTCCAATGGTTCAAATGGCTGAGCCTCTTAAAATACCAAAAACTACATGCCAGTGTCTACTAGTTTCTCATGTAATAAATTGTAATGACATTTCTTCAGCATGTACCCTATGTCAAAGTGAAACTTTTACCTTCATCTCACCTGTCCCCTCAAAGGACAGAAAATGAGCACTCGCTGAAATTCCTAGAGTGGCAAGGAATGCATGAACAGCCACGGCGTCCCCCAGAACCGCCTCACCTATCAGCCCTCCCAATCAAGAAGCAGTCGGGGACTCTCAGGTTAAAATGTGATGTCAGAGTCCAAGGGGACTTCCTTCAGACAGCACATGTATCTGCAGCATCACTTCTATCACAGGTCCTGCTTCTTCCGTGACAGCACTTTAAAAATGTGACacttcttatatatatatacaaagttcaatgGTAGTCCTTAACAAAATGCAAACACAAACAGTTGTCTGCTATAAAGTGTGCACTCTAATCACAGAGAAACAATTAGCACAAGCAAGAATCTGTCGGGTTAAAGTCAACACACAACTGTTCAATGAATACCCTGGCCTTTGATGGCAGCAAGGGATCTTAGTCTTGATTGTTTCTTTGACCGCCATTTTTTGTTAAAACAGTTTCAATAAACTATAGTTTACTGAATGCTGCTTTTTATATATAGTCACCTCAATAGAAAAACTTCATCTGCAAATAGAAggtacaggtttttttttttttttcctcacagctATAGGCTGTAGCATGGATTTCTCCAGATATCATTGGAGAACAGAAAATATGGCACTCAATTCCAGATTCTAAGAAAACTGTCCCAGGAGCCTGTGGCCACAGCCATGCCGTCGTCAGTCACACCTAAGCAGCTAACACGGTTGTCATGACCAGCAAGGACACCTACAAAGAAAGATCAATATAGAGTTAAAACTGGTGTTTTAGAACTGTGAGAGTTGTGCATTACGACACAGACGGTGATTTAAAGACATACATTCCAGGGAGACTGCCACTAGGGCAAGTCAGGCATACGAACACAACATGCCACAAGCTACTGGAATTCTTCACATATCAGTTTGTGTTTTCAAATTTTGAAAAGTCATACTCTAACAACAGTGTACCATTGTACCGGGTATTCTGTAACTTCTCTAGGAAATCATGTAAAGGCAAATTCACATCTCCAGTAAGTTCACGATATTCTAGTTCTGTATCAGTATTTTTATTTGCCTGAGAAAATTGTTGTCTCTGATGCTTACTgcctgtctgctaacctaggcctagtcctggaagcttctagcctccatacaatcttaaCGAGATCccctgagacttgctgctgaataagctcaccctttcttgttctttctgatctctggctggctggttcaactcagctgttgtggctcaactgattcaatctggcttcacTGCTcatgaattgctctgcttgagcTCTAACTCTGgaaatatgttctaatcttctggctccctcTGTCTTCACAGgcgtgtctagcttgttctttcttcaaCTGTGTCTATAAATGCTCTCCGTATAACTGCTTTTCCCTCCCGTACTGCTCTCTCTTAAGGagcctgtctctcccctcttctcctgagagttgggtgtatcctactttgtcaaatttttctttgatttgtcactttgtctgccactagTAGGTGAggctatttttatgtatgtatgtatgtatgtatgtatgtatgtatgtacttgctatgtagaaacagtctatgtagccctggcagtcctggaactcactatgtagaataggctggctttgaactcatagaaatctgcttATCTCTGCCTCTGAAGGGCTGAgtttaaaggtgtataccaccatatAGGGCTAGGTGAAGCTATCTGTTTGTTTTATAAGATCAGGTttctcaccgggcagtggtggtgcacgtctttaatcccagcacttgggaggcagaggcaggtggatttctgagtttgaggctagcctggtatgcagagtgagttccaggacagccaggactacacagagaaaccctgtctcgagaaacaaaaaaaaaaaaacccaaaaaaaacaaacaaaaaaacaaaaaaaaaaacaaaacaaaaaaaaacaacaacaacaaaaacaacaacaacaaaaaaaccctaaaacaacaacaaaaagataaggtttctctgtgtagccctggttggctggaaatcactctgtagacagggtggtcttgaactgaGAGTTCCACtcgcctttgcctcctgagtgctgggatttttaaTCTCAGAGTCCtccaaacatgggtgcttccttctacaaactaactttacttccattgtttggaattaaaggtgtgtactaagggcatgtctgcattcagccagagggattaaatacctgtgctaagggctgagccacaccaaaACTAGAAACGGGTTTATAGCACTGATTTGTATTTATGGTTCTTGACCCCTAAATTCATCATCATAGGCCCTAATGTCATTCTTCAGTAGAGAATGTGATCCAACTACCACCAAAGGTAATGAGTTCAAAGGAGGGCCAcccagctgccattttaaaagCAGCTAGGTGCCAAGATAGAGCCTGCCTTGGCCGCATCACTCACCTGCCCGGCCTCCTTTCAGAGCGTCCCATACACTGCAGTTGAAGTCGTCATAGCCAGCTAGCAGGAGGCGCCCACTCTTTGAGAAGGCCACAGAAGTGATGCCACAGATGATATTGTCATGAGAGTAGAGCAGGAGCTCCTGGTCTGCACGGAGGTCAAAGAGTCGGCAggtggcatcatcagaaccagtGGCAAAGGCATATCCACTCGGGaagaactagaaagaaagaaagaaggacacAAAAACCATGGAGGCAGGGCACCTGGCACTGGGGGTGTGGCGAGCCAGAGCTACACCAGAATAGACTCATACAGagaccagggaggcagagaaccTGGGGTGGGAGGTGAGGTACAGCATGCTTAAAGTTGAACCTTGCTTCTTTCCATGTCAGCAACTGctgagtttgtttctttttatgtgagacaggctctcaccaCGTAACCcaagctggcccagaactcaaaCTGctcctgctgggattacaggtatgaaccatcacaccTTGCCtaaaacacatatatgtgtatgtctatacacatgatttatttatatatatatgtgtgtgtgtgtgtgtgtgtgtgtgtacatatgtatattaaaacacatatatgtgtatgtctatacacatgatttatttatatatatatgtgtgtgtgtgtgtatgtgtgtacatatgtatatatgtgtgtatgtatatatgtatatatgtaatctgtatatatgtgtgtatgtatatatatgtatatgtgtgatatgttCGTGCGCATGTATTCTGGGCTTCACCTTTAAGAGTTAGGACTGAATAGCATATGCAGAGTACATGGTCCATTGCTCTGCACAATGTTAATAACCCTGCCGTGGTCTGCCACCTGTCTTATCAAAACATTTCAGGCCAGTGTTTCTATGTGCCAGTCACTTAGGAGTCGGGCGCAGTGGGCTGCACTGCACTATGACAGCAGTATGGGTTGCATGTCCAAGCTAAGATTAGCATCAGTGCAGTGGCCTCCCAGGACGAGGGGTCACCTGGATGCCTAAGAGGTTCCTACATACAAGTCAGAAACAGAGAAGGCCAAAAATCCCCATGGTGCTCATAGGTCAAGTATTAATATTTATGAGATGTTTGTGTAAATATCCCAGAATcctattatgaaaaataaatttgaaagattttttagaaaatacagatcactggggctgaggagatgactcggCGGATAAAGCTCTCACTGTGTGCTTATGAAGACTAGAGGCCGGAGCTTAACACCCACTTAAATGCTGACCGGTGTGGAGGCCTGCCTGTGCTTTAGCATTTGGGTGGCAGAGATGGGATTCCTGGAGGAAGCTAGCTAGTTAGAACAGTACAGCTGAACTCTGGACTCAACTGAAAGACACTGCCTCACTGAATAGGATGAAGAGTGACCAAGGACACCCAACATCAGCctttggcttacacacacacagatatgtacacacacaccacacacatgtacacaggcaaaaaaaaaaatgagagagaaaatatacaacTCCCACGTTTACTGGATCTGAAGTGAGCGGTAGAGACCCAGGTGTGACTGGCGCATCTATTTTTGGTGCAGCCCTCCCTAGTCAACATGCCTTTCCACAGAGAGAAAGGACATCTATACCTTCTGGGAACAGCTTTAAAGGACAGTTATGTTTCCTGCAGTTGAACCACTGGTGTTAGTAACAGAATGGCTGTAAATTGGTCTTATTTGCTCCAGATGCAACTTCACTACTTATCATTAATCCTGTTTACTTCAGAAGACCGTGCAGCAGTTTTAAGGTTTTATACAGTCAGGTGTGCTTAGCTCTCGCTTCTAGACGCCCCTCATTAATTTGTTTGTGTGATTTTGAGGCAGGAGCTCATACATCCCACGATGACCTTTTAACTCACTGAGTAGCAGAGGATAGTCTCAACTATCTTCTTGGATAGaattgggatcctcctgcctttacctcccaagcaTCGAGATTCCAGCCTGTGGTACCACACCCAGTTTTCTTTCCTTACCCactttacctgtgtgtgtgtgagtgcacatggtgaggtgttttcttctctctattttgtgtttactgttgctgtttagacagggtctctcactgaacctgggtctgCAGAGCGAGccccagtcctcctgcctctgctcccccagtgctgggatttacaaAAGTCAGTGCCACTGtgccagcctttttttttttttttttttactttgagttCTGTGGAATAAAGTCAGGTCTTCATACCTGCACCACGAATACCAACTGCACCATCTCCTCAGCTCATCACTTTTAATGAACAACCTGGAATTATTTTAGTTCATTTAATTTCCTATATTAACtatgatggtttgcatatgtttggcccagggagtggcactattagaaggcatggccctgttgaagtaggtgtgactTGGTTGGAGTTGGTGTGTCACTAAGGGTGTGGGTTCATCCTAGCTGtttggaagccagtattctgccagcagccttcagatgaagatgtagaactctcagcttctcctgcatcatgcctgtctggatgttgccatattcctgccttgatgataatggactgaatctctgaacgtgtaagccagccccagttaaatgttgtccttataagagttgccttggtcatggtatctgctcacagcagtaaaaccctgactcaGACATTAACCTTATCTATCTGGAGTCTAGTTGATAAACAGCCTTCAAAGCGGGGCTTTAGCTTAATTTTCTTAGTACTTAAGCAGCTGTCCAGCTGTTAATTTTTGTATTGATCTCATAAGTTCCTGGCAACAGCCCTGTGTTCTTCTTCTGTGGAAGGGATTAGCCGTGTTCttcatacatgctaagcaagtgctgtaccactgaccTGCACTGCtaggttttaaaatattactaacaTTTTAAGAATGAATAGTTTAGTATTGTCATCACCTACCCTTAGGTTCTAAAATCAGTAAGTTTCACTGATGGATATAGCTGGTCCAACCACACGGGTTTCCAATGACTGAACACAAATATGTAGTAGCAATATTTTCCAGCTATGTAACGCGTCTGTTTTCAGTTTCAGATCTGACTACACAGTTGGAAGATTGAGAAGGCATTACATAGTGCGGGCAGTGTTATTTCCATCCTGATAGTAAGCACAGGGAGATGGCGTTCCACTGTTTACCAAGTCCCTCAGGCAGGGGCCTGCAGGGCAGCAGTTCCACTAGGTTAACAGGTTCTTGGAAACGGCTGAAGTGACTCTCAGTGAACATGGCTTCTCCACTCCAAACAGGAAATACCCCAGTACCCAGGACCGCTAACCATAAATTCTTCCTTCTATCTACTGTGTGTCTTGTGTGCTTGTCACTCCTACTCCCTACTTCCCTCTGTGGGTGGTGCTGGCCATTTCCTAATATATCAGACCTCTCCAGgcccttgttttggttttgagatagggtttttctatgtagcctaggctgtcctgaaacttgctttgtagcccaggctgtcctcaaactcagagatccacctgcctctgccttcagagtactgggattaaaagtgtgcatcatCACTCCCTGGCTCCACTCTTCGATTTTTGAAGGCTGAGTTTCACTATGTATTTTCTTtgcagaaattctcctgcctctgtctctaaagtgctgggactaaggccTGGGCACCATGACCTAGTCTTCTTTTACagtatttttctttaactatttcaTTTCAAAAAGGGGCCTCAGTGTGTCCTAATAGCTTAACAAAGATGGTGGTTACTGTCTCATCCccacaaacaaaactaaatacgAGAACAGTTTGTTTTGTAGAGGGATTtaaatccagcaacatggctactccagatgaaatacagacacacccttagcacacacctttaatcgtaAACAATGAATgtaaattagtttgtagaaggaaacacccatgtttgaaagtaagagtcagacaaaatgacaaatcagagaaagatgtgacagaataggatacacccaactctcacaagaagagacagaaaagagagactaCTTAAGAGACAGCAATGTAGAATTGGGGGTGGTGatgcagttttactgggacagttgtgcagagagaaaacaagctagacacaggttaGGACAAAAccagccagagaatgaggagccagaagattaggacatattgccaaagttagtataagaccaagcagagcaattcagtcagaagatgagagaaggcagtttgaatcagtcagtatGGAGGGGAGTTTGAGACAGAATTGCTAAGTTGAACCAcagatcagaaagaactaaaaaggatgagtttattcagtagtaagtcacagaggctgaaaacattctaggcctaggtaagattgtatggaggctagaagcttccaggattaGGCCTAAGTTAGCAGACTGAGGTAGCAAGCGTCCcagacaattacatcaggtgaataaaagttactttaacAATGTCTCTATAAATTCACTATTGTAGGGATGGgacaaagtgcttgctttgcacaCATATGGACATGAGGATTTGAGGACATTGAGTTTGAACCCCCAGTCTCCTGTATGACAAGCTGGGCATGGCTGAGTGTGCTTATAGCTCCAGCATGatgggcagagacaagcagatgaTCCTGAGAAGTTGCTGGTGAACAAGCTCATGAATGAAGGCAAGCTTCCAGTTTAGTGAGACCTGCCTAAAGTAGTTAGGTAGACGGGAATAGAGCAGGGCACCTGATCTCATTCTGGtcttgcatgcatgcacatatatatgcaagtacatagcatgtgcatatgtaccaGCTATCACTCATGTGCAAAATCTAAAACAATATTGGTAATAAACAAATTCACCtttagtaaagaaaaataaaaatgatcaaacATAAGCATCTGCCTAGCACTCataagggcctgggttcaattctcagtagcacacagacagacacagacccGGGTGGCAGGTGGGGTGGGAAGCTgagtgagagaaaagaaactaCACATTTCAATAGATAAAGAGAAAGCAGCtgataaaatttaacatttttttcctggtttttaaaCCACTTTAAACCTGGtttttagagcacttgctgctgttccagaggactagggttcagtatccagcatccacatcaggcagttTACAgtctaactctagctccaggggatctgatgccctcttgtggccttcaCGGGCACCTGTACACATCTGTTCGGATTTCAGATGCACTCAAATGTTaggtcccaggccagccagggctaatgAGAcacttcaaaacacacacacacacacacacacacacacacacacacacacacacacacacgtaactcTGATAATCTCCAACATTTTCTGTGCTTTGATTATACAATTCACTTAGTCTCCACAGCATTCTCTGATGAAGCAGCTTTAGCCCTGTTAGGAAGGCTGGGAGTGTGAGGCTCGCCCAAGTTATACAGCTTGATCAGTTTCAAAGCTGGTACACAGGAGAGCTGACACCTCCCTGCTTTGGCTGTCTCCAAGTACCAGACTCCACAGAGAGCAGCACCCTTTCTTACTGCACCCTGTGTGGTTACCCTCAATACAGGATAACTTCTCCTCTAAACACAGTGAACACCTCTGAGGCTGCCTGCTCACTAATGACCACCCCTGTTCCTACTCATGGTGCAAATAAAGTTTATATCTTATCCAAAAATAAGcactcagatttaaaaatcaagtCCTATTATTTGGGGATTTGGTGTTCTAAGGGCACACACCGGTTATAAGAATCCAGGCAAGCAATTTGTTCTAATGGTGTCAGATTCAGCACTTTAGACAGTAAAATTTTGAGAGGTGGAAGCAGCCAGaccaggaggatcaggagttcaaggttattctgagctacataggaagtcagaggccatcctgggctacataaaaccctgtcccacaaacaaacaaacattcgcTTACACTGACAGCATTGATGTCTGAGATGTGTCCTGTGAAAGACTGTCTACACATTCCGTCTCGGATATCCCACAGCTTTGAAGATGCATCACAAGCACCAGACACAAAGGTCTTCAAGTCAGGACTCAGTGAGAGGCTCATCACGTCACCCGAGTGTCCCGTGAAGGTTGTAGTCTGCTGTCCGGTCTCGATGTCCCACAAAGCACTGTGATGAACACAAGTACAGACATAAATGTCCACCTCTCCCCATGTCTGTACCCATGAACTCAGGCTTCCTTTGAATAAACTCACCAAGTCGTGTCTCCTGAACTTGTAATGATCTGTCCATCATCTAAGAATCGGCAGCAGGACAAGTAGCCTGCGGCAGAGAGCAGCAAATGTCAGGTCATCTCTGATCCAGTGACAGAGAAGTGGGACAAAATCCATGAACTTAGGCCACAGAGCCTCACCAGTGGGATATACAGCTCTGCTTTAATGAGCCCAATGCCTTGCTGCCCGCCACTAAATTTTCTTCCACTCTTCCAAGGTAGTCACTGTATCAGACACTGGGCACTCAAAGTGACCATACCTAAGTTTGTCAGCCTAATAGTGGCCTGGTGTGTTTAACTGTGACACAACCCTATCCTCAAAATTCATGCTTAAAAACATacagttaaatttttaaaaattataacaaaatgaagttttattttcaGTATGCTTATGTAGCGTGTAGGCTGCAGGTTGGATGCACCTGAGGGAGGGCGCCTCTTAGCCAGTACCTCTAACCTGCGGCAGCACTGGAGAAGACCCTAAAAATATTGTGAAGGCTTTCTGGAAAATGCTGCATTGGCATGATTCAAATCCATCAGCATCCCAGAGCCTGACATCGGTGGGGAAACACCACTCTCGGCCTCTGCAACCACAGACAGGATGAATATGAGTGACAGAAACTTCCTGAATATAACACGACCTGGGACAGCGCTTCTGGTGACATGAGTGAACCCCAGCACAGGCTGTGTGATCCTGAACCTCACTCCAGAGCAGCAGAAAGCGCTGGAGGCCACACTtgctttctttgcatttttttttgtgaACGTCTGGGTCTTTTGGGTAGCAAATTTATCATGTTTACACAACAGTATAGCTGTAACTGAAAGAAGGCAATCGCAGGGGTGGGAGGACCCCCCCCACAGGAGAAAGCATGATCAGTGAGCTCAAGGCCCCAAGCGACAGCAAGGAACGACCATCACCACGTGACTCTGAGAGTCAtcactgtggtttctgcttccctcttcctctAGCCGCCCTGACACATGCAGCCTTGGTCAGTAAGGGCGAGGGCTGAGGAGGACACAAGTGGCTCACCTGTGTGCCCTGGCAGTTCTCGGCTCACCCGCACATTCCCCTCGCGGGTCTTCAGGTTGTATATGGAGCAGATGTTGTCCAAGCCTCCACAGGCCACGTAGTTCCCAGACGGGGCATAGGCACAGGTCATCACCCAGGAGGACCGCAGCGGGATGGCGTGCATCTACCACACAAAGAGCGCACAGAGACACGGAGACTGTTACGGCAAAGGC
Above is a genomic segment from Arvicanthis niloticus isolate mArvNil1 chromosome 4, mArvNil1.pat.X, whole genome shotgun sequence containing:
- the Gnb4 gene encoding guanine nucleotide-binding protein subunit beta-4 codes for the protein MSELEQLRQEAEQLRNQIQDARKACNDATLVQITSNMDSVGRIQMRTRRTLRGHLAKIYAMHWGYDSRLLVSASQDGKLIIWDSYTTNKMHAIPLRSSWVMTCAYAPSGNYVACGGLDNICSIYNLKTREGNVRVSRELPGHTGYLSCCRFLDDGQIITSSGDTTCALWDIETGQQTTTFTGHSGDVMSLSLSPDLKTFVSGACDASSKLWDIRDGMCRQSFTGHISDINAVSFFPSGYAFATGSDDATCRLFDLRADQELLLYSHDNIICGITSVAFSKSGRLLLAGYDDFNCSVWDALKGGRAGVLAGHDNRVSCLGVTDDGMAVATGSWDSFLRIWN